The proteins below are encoded in one region of Bacillota bacterium:
- a CDS encoding DUF4129 domain-containing protein, with protein sequence MKLKGNLLFNIICYLWLTMLVLGLSVTLQFANRGTILFAVIFFSLVDLVLERVLPGIAVKLLVSLLLIHRTFYVGSFLDQRWLGWLWHDMHQDWLFLQNRGFLQLSPVSSLVMILFLAMVLQSLYFVFLSRRRGALPLLFLGAVLLTFSSMFFRIEIGGYLFVYILLGLVVMATTHIQRNFAIPLERWLSVLVIVALCLTSVAWALPAHEPRLGDLYQELKTRWDEWRDNGEDTEPVRVEIGYGVYDTNLGSPLSTSYSPMLAVTSPVSVYLRGESKDFYTGSGWRSSGRPRFHPEPGANLAPEEIEGEEVLITVSVLDTLPGVVFTPRYPLTVNYDGVDARLQLEGEANPFGDYDLRLTRNLRQGDTYTIYALLPDDDPEHLRTLGMDQAAQRYLQLPSLPERVSELAEEIAGAYDNHYDQIAALVNYLRNNYSYTLDTRQPPSASDFVDDFLFELQEGYCVHFSSALVVMARSLDIPARWVKGFNAGENTGYDYFIMARHAHAWAEVWFDDYGWVPFEPTPGTGSAPEGGAPVGNGNGADNGSETIAPGEPHVPPEPTPPEDPRLPEGEPVETPAGRAPFAIQFDFNLWWLAALTLIGLLAGGIVYQVRRVPRAEKEYARLQGRLALFGWQRWCWETPREHVARVQQSLPGGDALARLVAMLEGAVYGGHNLDRDKFRTLSKEFSHFRLAKNRIRHLVKRH encoded by the coding sequence ATGAAACTCAAGGGTAATTTACTATTTAACATAATCTGCTACCTGTGGCTCACAATGCTGGTTCTGGGGCTCAGTGTGACTTTACAGTTTGCAAACCGGGGCACAATTTTGTTTGCGGTCATCTTCTTTTCGCTTGTTGACCTGGTCCTGGAGCGGGTATTACCTGGTATCGCAGTAAAACTGCTTGTATCGCTGTTGCTCATCCATCGCACCTTCTACGTGGGCAGTTTTTTGGACCAGCGTTGGCTGGGTTGGTTGTGGCATGATATGCATCAGGATTGGTTGTTTCTGCAGAATCGCGGGTTCTTGCAACTCTCACCTGTTAGCAGCCTTGTTATGATTCTGTTTTTGGCGATGGTGCTCCAAAGCTTATACTTTGTGTTTCTTTCCCGGCGCCGGGGTGCGCTGCCCCTCTTGTTTCTGGGAGCGGTGCTGCTCACCTTCAGCTCAATGTTTTTCCGCATCGAAATTGGCGGCTATTTATTTGTCTATATTCTGTTGGGGTTGGTGGTGATGGCCACAACTCATATTCAGCGCAATTTCGCCATTCCCCTGGAGCGCTGGCTCAGTGTCCTAGTGATAGTTGCCCTCTGCCTCACCTCTGTGGCTTGGGCGCTGCCTGCCCACGAGCCGCGTTTGGGTGATTTGTATCAGGAGTTGAAGACACGCTGGGATGAATGGCGAGATAATGGTGAGGACACCGAGCCGGTTCGGGTGGAGATTGGTTATGGAGTATATGATACCAATCTGGGCAGCCCGCTTAGCACCTCTTATTCGCCGATGCTGGCGGTTACATCGCCAGTGTCTGTGTACTTGCGTGGTGAATCCAAGGACTTCTATACCGGTAGCGGTTGGCGTTCTAGCGGTCGCCCCCGTTTCCACCCAGAACCCGGGGCCAATTTGGCGCCAGAGGAAATTGAGGGCGAGGAGGTTCTGATTACTGTTTCTGTGCTAGATACGCTGCCCGGAGTTGTTTTTACCCCCCGGTATCCGCTAACTGTAAATTACGATGGTGTCGATGCTCGCCTGCAATTGGAGGGGGAAGCCAACCCCTTTGGCGATTATGACCTGCGATTGACGCGCAATTTGCGGCAAGGCGACACTTATACCATCTATGCCCTCTTGCCCGATGATGATCCCGAACATCTGCGCACACTGGGCATGGATCAGGCAGCACAGCGTTACCTACAACTGCCCTCGCTGCCGGAACGGGTCAGCGAGCTGGCTGAAGAAATAGCCGGCGCTTATGATAATCATTATGATCAGATAGCGGCGCTGGTCAACTACCTGCGCAACAATTACTCATACACCCTGGATACACGACAGCCCCCAAGCGCCAGTGACTTTGTGGACGATTTTTTGTTTGAACTTCAGGAAGGTTACTGTGTGCACTTCTCATCTGCCCTGGTTGTAATGGCCCGATCCCTAGATATTCCTGCCCGTTGGGTTAAAGGGTTCAACGCCGGTGAAAACACGGGCTATGATTATTTTATCATGGCCAGACATGCCCATGCCTGGGCTGAGGTATGGTTTGATGATTATGGTTGGGTGCCATTTGAGCCCACTCCTGGCACCGGTTCAGCGCCAGAAGGTGGGGCGCCTGTCGGAAATGGAAATGGCGCAGATAATGGCTCCGAAACAATTGCGCCCGGTGAACCCCACGTGCCCCCAGAGCCAACCCCACCCGAAGATCCTCGATTGCCTGAGGGGGAACCGGTTGAAACGCCAGCGGGGAGGGCGCCCTTTGCAATTCAATTCGATTTTAATTTATGGTGGCTCGCAGCCCTGACACTGATTGGCCTGCTGGCAGGCGGAATTGTCTACCAGGTCCGGCGGGTCCCCCGGGCTGAAAAGGAATATGCCCGTTTGCAAGGTCGGCTTGCCCTGTTTGGCTGGCAGCGTTGGTGTTGGGAAACTCCCCGGGAGCATGTTGCCCGCGTCCAACAGTCCCTACCCGGCGGGGATGCTTTGGCCCGGCTGGTGGCAATGCTGGAAGGTGCGGTTTATGGCGGCCATAACCTGGACCGTGACAAATTCAGGACCTTGAGCAAGGAGTTTTCGCATTTCCGGCTGGCGAAGAATAGGATTCGGCACCTCGTCAAGCGGCACTAA